From a single Phragmites australis chromosome 7, lpPhrAust1.1, whole genome shotgun sequence genomic region:
- the LOC133924307 gene encoding deoxymugineic acid synthase 1-D-like produces MRIPNFCPAYAIYTSPATPDKHRETRRQQAMASPPARSSTRHSKIPEFSVGPIGQPMPAVGLGTASHPFVAEDVRAAVLIALELGYRHIDTAALYASERVVGEAMAEAAQQGIVASTEELFVTSKVWCTQCHPQLVLPSLRESLLNLQMEYVDLYLVHWPMAVKPSKPHFPMKREDIVPMDLSGVWQAMEECHRLGLAKMIGVSNFTTKKLQELLAIAKIPPAVNQVELNPTWQQKKLIEFCKDKGIHVAAYSPLGGQRISKMNPVRQSEVLEEIGKARGKSVAQISLRWIYEQGASMAVKSLKRERLKENIEIFGWELSDEDRFKIGEIPQHKLVTVQSLLCPEGISNVDISDVDVLEM; encoded by the exons ATGCGTATCCCAAATTTTTGTCCTGCATACGCTATCTACACCTCACCTGCCACGCCAGACAAGCACAGAGAAACACGCAGACAACAGGCCATGGCATCACCACCAGCCAGGAGCAGCACCCGTCACTCCAAGATCCCAGAGTTCTCGGTGGGCCCTATCGGGCAGCCGATGCCGGCAGTGGGGCTCGGCACGGCGTCACACCCGTTCGTGGCGGAAGACGTCAGGGCCGCTGTGCTCATCGCGCTGGAGCTCGGCTACCGCCATATCGACACCGCCGCGCTCTATGCCTCTGAGCGGGTCGTTGGCGAGGCCATGGCTGAGGCAGCTCAGCAAGGGATTGTGGCGTCCACGGAGGAGCTGTTTGTGACATCCAAGGTGTGGTGCACGCAGTGCCACCCCCAACTCGTGCTCCCATCCCTCAGGGAGAGCTTGTT GAACCTTCAAATGGAATATGTTGATTTGTACCTGGTTCATTGGCCCATGGCTGTAAAGCCTAGCAAGCCCCACTTCCCAATGAAAAGGGAGGACATTGTGCCCATGGACCTGAGTGGCGTATGGCAAGCAATGGAGGAATGCCATCGGCTTGGCCTTGCTAAAATGATTGGTGTTAGCAATTTCACAACAAAGAAGCTGCAGGAGCTGCTTGCCATTGCAAAAATTCCCCCAGCAGTAAATCAG GTTGAATTGAATCCGACTTGGCAGCAGAAAAAACTAATCGAGTTCTGCAAAGATAAGGGTATTCATGTGGCTGCTTATTCTCCCCTGGGAGGCCAAAGAATATCTAAAATGAATCCAGTACGACAGTCTGAGGTTCTGGAAGAGATTGGAAAGGCTAGAGGGAAGTCAGTGGCTCAG ATTTCACTGAGGTGGATCTACGAGCAAGGCGCAAGCATGGCGGTGAAGAGCTTAAAAAGGGAGAGGCTTAAGGAGAACATCGAAATCTTTGGTTGGGAATTGAGCGACGAAGACCGGTTTAAGATTGGTGAGATACCGCAGCACAAGTTGGTCACAGTGCAGAGTCTCCTATGCCCTGAAGGCATCTCCAATGTGGATATTTCAGATGTTGATGTTCTTGAAATGTAG
- the LOC133924308 gene encoding deoxymugineic acid synthase 1-B-like produces MAAVPEVALRSGNARPMPAVGMGTAAFPVVHEATKNAVLAAIEVGFRHFDTAALYRTERPLSDAVAEAVRCGLVQSREEVFVTSKLWCTQCHPDLVLPSLRETLQNLQMEYVDLYLIHWPVCMKPGPAVFPAKREDAMPFDFEGVWRAMEECQRLGLAKAIGVSNFTTKHLDKVLAVATIPPAVNQVELNPVWQQRTLRGYCAEKGIHVAAYSPLGGQNWSGEGNAVLESEVLAEIAKARGKTVAQVSLRWIYEQGVTSIVKSYNKERLKQNLEIFDWELTDEDRRKISQIPQKKTVEGKGLFVPEGEFTSVDPADLDIVEE; encoded by the exons ATGGCGGCGGTGCCGGAGGTGGCGCTGCGGTCCGGCAACGCGAGGCCGATGCCGGCGGTGGGCATGGGCACGGCGGCGTTCCCCGTCGTGCACGAGGCCACCAAGAACGCTGTGCTGGCGGCCATCGAGGTGGGCTTCCGCCACTTCGACACCGCCGCCTTGTACCGCACCGAGAGGCCGCTCAGCGACGCCGTGGCCGAGGCGGTGCGGTGTGGGCTCGTCCAGTCCCGGGAGGAGGTGTTCGTCACGTCCAAGCTGTGGTGCACGCAGTGCCATCCGGACCTCGTGCTCCCGTCGCTCCGTGAAACCCTACA GAACCTGCAGATGGAGTACGTTGACCTGTACCTGATCCACTGGCCGGTGTGCATGAAGCCCGGGCCGGCAGTGTTCCCGGCCAAGAGGGAGGACGCCATGCCATTCGACTTCGAGGGCGTGTGGCGGGCGATGGAGGAGTGCCAGCGGCTCGGGCTCGCCAAGGCGATCGGCGTCAGCAACTTCACGACCAAGCACCTCGACAAGGTCCTGGCCGTCGCCACGATCCCGCCTGCGGTGAACCAGGTTGAGCTGAACCCGGTCTGGCAGCAGAGGACGCTGAGGGGTTACTGCGCCGAGAAGGGCATCCACGTCGCGGCGTACTCGCCGCTGGGCGGCCAGAACTGGTCCGGGGAAGGCAACGCCGTGCTGGAGTCCGAGGTGCTcgccgagatagccaaggcaagAGGGAAAACTGTCGCACAG GTGTCACTGCGATGGATATACGAGCAGGGAGTGACGTCCATCGTCAAGAGCTACAACAAGGAGAGGCTCAAGCAAAACCTCGAGATCTTCGACTGGGAGCTGACCGACGAGGACCGGCGCAAGATCAGCCAGATCCCACAGAAGAAGACCGTCGAAGGTAAAGGCTTGTTCGTGCCAGAGGGCGAGTTCACGTCGGTCGATCCTGCCGACCTGGACATCGTGGAGGAATAG
- the LOC133924309 gene encoding glutamate decarboxylase 2-like, translated as MVLTHVHKIDEDAAASAVVFASRYVQDPVPRYELGEQSISKDAAYQIIHDELLLDSSPRLNLASFVTTWMEPECDKLMLEAINKNYADMDEYPVTTELQNRCVNIIARLFNAPVGAGETAVGVGTVGSSEAIMLAGLAFKRRWQNRRKAAGKPHDKPNIVTGANVQVCWEKFARYFEVELKEVKLREGCYVMNPDEAVQMVDENTICVAAILGSTLTGEFEDVKRLNDLLTAKNKRTGWDTPIHVDAASGGFIAPFLYPELEWDFRLPLVKSINVSGHKYGLVYAGVGWVIWRSKEDLPDELIFHINYLGADQPTFTLNFSKGSSQIIAQYYQLLRLGFEGYRNVMENCMESARTLREGLQRMDRFTIISKEQGVPLVAFTFKEGKDASLAFKLSSGLRRFGWIVPAYTMPANLEHMTVLRVVVREDFGRCLAERFLSHLRMALAELDDEAKGGPVPGMRLTIELGPARSAGEEASARVVKREAVVPAHRSVSLAGGKTKGVC; from the exons ATGGTTCTGACACATGTTCACAAGATCGACGAGGACGCGGCAGCTTCGGCCGTCGTCTTCGCCTCGAGATACGTGCAGGACCCTGTTCCAAG GTATGAGCTGGGGGAGCAGTCGATCTCGAAGGACGCGGCGTACCAGATCATCCACGACGAGCTGCTGCTGGACAGCAGCCCGCGGCTGAACCTGGCATCGTTCGTGACCACGTGGATGGAGCCCGAGTGCGACAAGCTCATGCTGGAGGCTATCAACAAGAACTACGCCGACATGGACGAGTACCCCGTCACCACCGAGCTCCAG AACCGGTGCGTGAACATCATAGCGCGGCTGTTCAACGCTCCGGTGGGCGCCGGCGAGACCGCCGTCGGTGTCGGCACGGTCGGGTCCTCGGAGGCGATCATGCTCGCGGGGTTGGCCTTCAAGCGGCGCTGGCAGAACCGGCGGAAGGCGGCGGGGAAGCCGCACGACAAGCCCAACATCGTGACGGGTGCCAACGTGCAG GTGTGCTGGGAGAAGTTCGCGCGGTACTTCGAGGTGGAGCTCAAGGAGGTGAAGCTGCGGGAAGGGTGCTACGTGATGAATCCCGACGAGGCCGTGCAGATGGTCGACGAGAACACCATCTGCGTCGCCGCCATCCTCGGCTCCACGCTCACCGGCGAGTTCGAGGACGTCAAGCGCCTCAACGACCTCCTCACCGCCAAGAACAAGCGGACAGG GTGGGACACCCCGATCCACGTGGACGCGGCGAGCGGCGGGTTCATCGCGCCGTTCTTGTACCCGGAGCTGGAGTGGGACTTCCGGCTGCCGCTGGTGAAGAGCATCAATGTCAGCGGGCACAAGTACGGCCTCGTCTACGCCGGCGTCGGATGGGTGATCTGGAGGAGCAAGGAGGACCTCCCCGACGAGCTCATCTTCCACATCAACTACCTCGGCGCCGACCAGCCCACCTTCACGCTCAACTTCTCCAAAG GGTCTAGCCAAATCATCGCGCAATATTACCAGCTTCTCCGATTAGGATTCGAG GGGTACCGCAACGTGATGGAAAACTGCATGGAGAGCGCGAGGACGCTGCGCGAGGGGCTCCAGCGCATGGACCGGTTCACCATTATCTCCAAGGAGCAGGGCGTGCCGCTGGTGGCCTTCACGTTCAAGGAGGGCAAGGACGCCTCGCTCGCCTTCAAGCTGTCGTCGGGGCTGCGGCGGTTCGGGTGGATCGTGCCGGCGTACACGATGCCGGCGAACCTGGAGCACATGACCGTGCTCCGCGTCGTGGTGCGGGAGGACTTCGGCCGGTGCCTGGCGGAGCGGTTCCTGTCCCACCTGCGGATGGCGCTGGCCGAGCTCGACGACGAGGCGAAGGGCGGGCCTGTACCGGGGATGAGGCTCACCATCGAGCTGGGCCCCGCCAGGAGCGCCGGCGAGGAGGCGTCGGCCAGGGTCGTGAAGAGGGAGGCCGTCGTGCCGGCGCACAGGAGCGTGTCGCTCGCCGGTGGGAAGACCAAGGGTGTATGCTAG
- the LOC133923519 gene encoding probable transcription repressor OFP9 produces the protein MQVFSGRSKEHKSSYGGGGGGKCQQQAKEASRARHKGGKCRALCCGASRLSVSSSASCSSADAAPEPQPRGLSKLAHGMVQARLQSMIDATEAGRRASARRAPDLAGRRRGPCAWARGGGGCYEMSGRSGREVARRTCIVVLAEDRRTHDPREEFRRSIAEVIAAKRMAEPAELRALLNCYVSVNAREHRAAILEAFHEVCSGLFSCRLG, from the coding sequence ATGCAGGTTTTCTCGGGCCGGAGCAAGGAGCACAAGAGCAGCTAcggtggcggaggcggcgggaAGTGCCAACAGCAGGCGAAGGAGGCGTCGAGAGCGCGGCACAAGGGCGGCAAGTGCCGCGCGCTGTGCTGCGGCGCGTCCCGGCTCAGCGTGTCCTCGTCGGCGTCGTGCTCGTCCGCCGACGCGGCGCCGGAGCCGCAGCCGCGCGGCCTGTCCAAGCTCGCGCACGGGATGGTCCAGGCGAGGCTCCAGTCCATGATCGACGCCACGGAGGCTGGGCGCCGGGCGTCGGCGAGGCGGGCGCCGGACCTCGCCGGCCGGCGCCGCGGCCCGTGCGCGTGggcccgcggcggcggaggctgcTACGAGATGAGCGGCCGGAGCGGCCGCGAGGTGGCCAGGAGGACGTGCATCGTGGTGCTCGCAGAGGACAGGAGGACGCACGACCCGCGGGAGGAGTTCCGGCGATCCATCGCGGAGGTGATCGCGGCGAAGCGGATGGCCGAGCCGGCAGAATTGCGGGCGCTGCTCAACTGCTACGTCTCGGTGAACGCGCGCGAGCATCGCGCCGCCATCCTCGAGGCCTTCCACGAGGTTTGCTCCGGCCTCTTCTCTTGCAGGCTGGGTTGA
- the LOC133923520 gene encoding uncharacterized protein LOC133923520, producing the protein MADASSPSLKAAAEPGTVSTPLLRRRGSYTRCMSHARDELRSFRACLRWMCVDHSDGASAAASWSVFALLAVAVPAAASVALPRRAYDTQVQASLTLSAALAYVTLFTLVRRRGLRRLLYLDRLRHDSQDVRAGYIVQLAGSFRLLACFVLPCFLADAAYKIFWYCANRPFPAWWSAAACALEMASWIYRTAMFFMACVLFRIICYLQILRMTGFARDFGQCADVAAVLSQHRRIRVHLRRISHRYRNFILSCLILVTASQFSALLAATRPHAQVNIATAGELALCSMSLVTGLLICLHSAAKITHKTQSITSVAAAWHADATINSVDRDQENPRTPSKGYLQAPTSPFPVTNTSSGDESDDDESRSEDSLETSRFTSFHVTNISFQKRQALVTYLENNRGGITVFGFVVDRTWLHALFMIEFSLVMWLLGKTVGIS; encoded by the exons ATGGCGGacgcgtcgtcgccgtcgctgaAGGCGGCCGCAGAGCCGGGGACCGTGTCGACGCCGCTGCTGCGGCGGAGGGGCTCGTACACGCGGTGCATGTCGCACGCGCGCGACGAGCTCCGCAGCTTCCGCGCCTGCCTCCGGTGGATGTGCGTCGACCACTCCGACGGGGCAAGCGCCGCGGCGTCGTGGTCCGTATTTGCGCTCCTCGCCGTGGCCGTCCCCGCGGCCGCGAGCGTCGCCCTGCCGCGCCGCGCCTACGACACGCAGGTGCAGGCCTCGCTCACGCTCTCTGCCGCGCTCGCCTACGTCACGCTCTTCACCCtcgtccgccgccgcggcctgcGCCGCCTCCTCTACCTCGACCGCCTCCGCCACGACTCCCAGGACGTCCGCGCCGGGTACATCGTCCAGCTCGCCGGCTCCTTCCGCCTCCTCGCTTGCTTCGTGCTCCCATGCTTCCTCGCCGACGCCGCGTACAAGATCTTCTGGTACTGCGCGAACCGGCCCTTCCCGGCGTGGTGGTCGGCCGCGGCGTGCGCCCTCGAGATGGCGTCGTGGATATACCGCACGGCCATGTTCTTCATGGCGTGCGTGCTGTTCCGTATCATATGCTACCTGCAGATCCTGCGCATGACGGGGTTCGCGCGGGACTTCGGCCAGTGCGCCGACGTCGCCGCCGTGCTGAGCCAGCACCGCCGCATCCGAGTCCATCTCCGTCGGATCAGCCACCGCTACCGAAATTTCATACTGTCCTGCCTCATCCTCGTCACGGCAAGCCAGTTCTCCGCTCTGCTCGCCGCCACGAGGCCCCACGCGCAAGTCAACATCGCCACCGCCGGCGAGCTCGCG CTGTGCTCCATGAGCCTCGTCACGGGCCTGCTCATCTGCCTCCACAGCGCGGCCAAGATCACACACAAGACGCAGTCGATCACCAGCGTCGCCGCGGCATGGCACGCCGACGCCACCATCAACAGCGTGGACCGTGACCAGGAGAACCCCAGGACGCCCAGCAAGGGGTACCTGCAGGCGCCCACGAGCCCCTTCCCGGTGACGAACACCTCGTCCGGCGACGAGTCCGACGACGACGAGTCCCGTAGCGAGGACAGCCTCGAAACGTCAAGGTTCACGTCTTTCCACGTCACCAACATCTCCTTCCAGAAGAGGCAGGCGCTAG TGACGTACTTGGAGAACAACCGAGGGGGCATCACGGTGTTCGGCTTCGTCGTCGACCGGACATGGCTGCACGCTCTGTTCATGATCGAGTTCTCACTAGTGATGTGGCTGCTAGGGAAGACGGTTGGAATCTCTTGA